The following are from one region of the Trichoderma breve strain T069 chromosome 5, whole genome shotgun sequence genome:
- a CDS encoding pyridoxal-dependent decarboxylase conserved domain-containing protein produces the protein MVHLSAISRSGSATPSSQEAGGPSLAVEGKPLHKSLSQVKLSSYADEFTTSVYGSQFAGQDLPKHCIPSGAMPKDVAYHMIKDHLSLDNNPKLNLASFVTTYMEDEAEKLMTEAFSKNFIDYEEYPQSADIQNRCVNMIGELFHAPAGGDSIGTSCIGSSEAIMLGVLAMKRRWKLRRQAEGKPTDRPNIIMSSAVQVCWEKAARYFEVEEKYVFCTADRYTIDPQEAVDLVDENTIGIACILGTTYTGHYEDVKGINDLLVEKNLDVPIHVDAASGGFVAPFVLPDLEWDFRLPKVVSINVSGHKYGLVYPGVGWVVWRSHEYLPQDLIFNINYLGAEQSSFTLNFSKGASQVIGQYYQFIRLGKKGYESIMSNLTRTADYLTEVLERDGFVIMSERAGQGLPLVAFRFKTPDEGGKERHYDEFALAHHLRSRGWVVPAYTMAPHTEQMKMLRVVVREDFSKSRCDLLIHDIKLCLGMLENSDAETIKRQEAFIRDHIASHGKNKHQSRHHASKHYSGEGHSLQGKTGKTHAIC, from the exons ATGGTCCACCTCAGCGCCATCAGCCGATCCGGCTCGGCCACGCCCTCCAGCCAAGAGGCCGGCGGCCCCTCGCTCGCCGTGGAAGGAAAGCCTCTGCACAAGAGCCTCTCGCAGGTCAAGCTGTCCAGCTATGCCGACGAGTTCACCACCAGCGTCTACGGCTCGCAATTCGCCGGCCAGGACCTGCCCAAGCACTGCATACCCAGCGGCGCCATGCCCAAGGACGTTGCGTACCACATGATTAAGGACCACCTCAGCTTGGACAACAACCCCAAGCTCAA CTTGGCTTCTTTCGTTACGACTTACATG gaagacgaagccgaAAAGCTCATGACCGAGGCCTTCTCCAAAAACTTCATCGACTACGAGGAATACCCCCAGTCCGCCGACATCCAGAACCGCTGCGTCAACATGATCGGCGAGCTCTTCCACGCCCCCGCCGGCGGCGACAGCATCGGCACCTCGTGCATCGGCTCCTCCGAGGCCATCATGCTCGGCGTCCTGGCCATGAAGCGCCGCTGGAAGCTGCGCCGCCAGGCCGAGGGCAAGCCCACCGACCGgcccaacatcatcatgtcGTCCGCCGTCCAGGTCTGCTGGGAAAAGGCCGCGAGGTACTTTGAGGTCGAGGAGAAGTACGTGTTCTGCACGGCGGACCGGTACACGATTGATCCCCAGGAGGCCGTGGACTTGGTTGACGAGAACACGATTGGTATTGCTTGTATTTTGGGAACTACTTACACAGGACACTACGAGGATGTAAAGGGCATTAATGACCTGCTGGTTGAGAAGAATCTGGATGTGCCGATTCACGTAGATGCTGCCAGTGGCGGCTTTGTTGCGCCGTTTGTTCTGCCGGACCTGGAGTGGGATTTCAGACTGCCCAAGGTTGTGTCCATCAACGTCTCTGGCCACAAG TATGGCCTCGTCTACCCCGGTGTTGGCTGGGTCGTCTGGCGCTCCCACGAGTACCTCCCCCAGgacctcatcttcaacatcaactaCCTCGGCGCCGAGCAATCCTCCTTCAccctcaacttctccaagGGCGCCTCCCAGGTCATCGGCCAGTACTACCAGTTCATCCGCCTCGGCAAGAAGGGTTACGAGTCCATCATGAGCAACCTCACCCGCACCGCCGACTACCTCACCGAAGTCCTCGAGCGCGACGGCTTCGTCATCATGTCGGAGCGCGCCGGCCAAGGCCTGCCCCTCGTGGCATTCCGCTTCAAGACCCCCGACGAGGGCGGCAAGGAGCGTCATTACGATGAGTTCGCCCTCGCCCACCACCTGCGGTCCAGGGGCTGGGTCGTTCCCGCGTACACCATGGCGCCGCACAcggagcagatgaagatgctgcgCGTGGTGGTGCGCGAGGACTTTTCCAAGAGCCGATGTGATTTGTTGATCCACGATATTAAGCTGTGCCTGGGCATGCTGGAGAACTCGGACGCCGAGACGATCAAGCGACAGGAGGCGTTCATCAGGGACCACATTGCGTCGCATGGCAAGAACAAGCATCAGAGCAGGCACCACGCCTCGAAGCACTACTCG GGCGAGGGACACTCTTTGCAAGGAAAGACGGGGAAGACGCACGCCATCTGCTAA
- a CDS encoding spt20 family domain-containing protein gives MAPTNVTTATATATTTAVQQNGSTKIKRPVPPGIQTNGAASSASSPSPSMANNKPPSAKQPPNSASDRAITASTVRPMARIRRDTLNQAAGRNSRNSAGMRSASFAADMAVHGYEPPPYVVTDAYVLKKHLGRPPSLVVHMHPTHFRFDGQDGMFQYKSPMRMFLDHVKNRTIPHDLLSYFIEGNVPFYEGCLIVQIHDHKSVAQAKGVKRPSSASSAVVPSSIHNYNQCLTPSPHVPYPKEEQNSDADKEPTSNVPLDTSNKVAAKPKIYTVVLHPTAESIQMDLALKASASKITGDARATNDSSIMAPPSTPSTLVPPTPTTATMQPPAKKQKREKNELDRNGLYAFEGQVLLATNAPLMLEPTKSAEETIALLEEWSHPSHKEDPPKPKTRKRTVAEMAADEAAAAELERYMLVLDDRLASNSTGAQGAGGADGDGATGAATFEPRFERFKLIEDIKREHAEKKEQEKLKQLENDRKLQLQRQQQQQQQAAELAAQRQAEQERARREAAARETSTPVAQANNNQAQMNQTQHAHPSAQGGVVANAPASSPVIRQGTPQNMSSPMVGSVPMQQTNSSMAASPPRPASVVQNPQVSVPMTHAMSSRNSQQSHPSNTPRMPHSTPNISHATPINRPTMVATPRMTQASPPPAMMAQNSQMGQQMMMNGQVMNQANPQVMAQMAQQAQQRAMLQQQQQQQQQMQQQMMQMMQRQMMLQQQQQQQQQQQQQQQQMNPQQQQQQQQQQQQAQQQWAQQYAQQLQNMQGAQIRQMTPQMQAQIQHMARMGQMNGQLGNMMRGQMNGQMMNGNVNVNANNMQAIVAMQMQQQQQQQQQQQQAQAQAQAQAQAQAHAQAQQAQAQAQAQAQAHAQAQAQQAHAQAQAQAQAQAQAQAQAQAQHQGQGPQQAHGNATLQVQMQAHARLVYNRLMGVAAAKFGGPENIPQDTVDKIKQQSYAQAQQSVRDLVQRRAQQQQQQQIMMQQQQQQQQAAMQGMGGMMGHQGM, from the exons ATGGCACCTACCAACGTCACCACTGCCACGGCAACCGCTACCACCACGGCGGTGCAGCAGAACGGCTCAACCAAGATTAAGCGACCGGTGCCGCCAGGAATCCAGACCAACGGGGCTGCCTCGTCAGcctcatcgccgtcgccgtccaTGGCGAACAACAAGCCGCCCAGCGCGAAGCAGCCGCCTAATTCCGCCAGCGATCGGGCCATCACGGCCTCAACGGTTCGGCCCATGGCCCGGATCCGTCGCGATACCCTGAACCAGGCGGCCGGGCGCAATTCGAGAAATAGCGCGGGGATGCGATCGGCTTCGTTCGCAGCAGATATGGCGGTTCATGGTTATGAACCCCCACCATATG TTGTCACCGATGCGTACGTATTAAAGAAGCATTTGGGGCGACCCCCCTCGCTGGTCGTCCATATGCACCCCACACATTTCCGCTTCGATGGTCAGGACGGCATGTTCCAGTATAAGTCGCCGATGAGGATGTTTCTCGACCATGTGAAGAACCGCACGATTCCCCACGATCTTCTCTCCTACTTTATCGAAGGCAACGTGCCATTCTATGAGGGATGCCTCATTGTACAGATTCACGACCACAAATCTGTGGCCCAGGCCAAGGGCGTCAAACGACCTTCATCCGCCTCCAGCGCTGTTGTACCGTCGTCTATCCACAACTACAACCAGTGTCTTACCCCTTCACCCCACGTGCCATATCCCAAGGAAGAGCAGAATTCTG ATGCCGATAAAGAGCCTACGTCGAATGTGCCTCTGGACACATCAAATAAAGTTGCCGCGAAGCCAAAGATTTACACTGTCGTCCTTCACCCGACGGCTGAGAGTATACAAATGGATCTCGCACTCAAAGCTTCCGCATCCAAAATCACTGGCGATGCCCGTGCTACCAATGACAGTTCGATCATGGCACCTCCATCAACCCCCTCAACATTAGTGCCGCCGACACCAACTACGGCAACGATGCAACCGCCTGCGAAAAAACAGAAGCGAGAAAAGAATGAACTGGATAGAAATGGCTTATATGCTTTCGAAGGCCAGGTATTACTCGCAACCAACGCACCTCTAATGCTCGAGCCGACCAAGAGCGCAGAGGAGACCATTGCTCTGCTGGAGGAATGGTCACATCCCAGTCACAAGGAGGACCCGCCCAAACCAAAGACGCGCAAAAGGACTGTTGCCGAAATGGCCGCggacgaggctgctgctgcggagcTGGAACGCTATATGCTGGTTCTGGACGATCGGCTTGCCTCAAACTCTACCGGTGCCCAAGGCGCTGGTGGcgcagatggagatggcgcaACTGGCGCAGCTACCTTTGAGCCTCGATTCGAACGCTTTAAGCTCATTGAAGATATTAAGAGAGAGCATGCCGAAAAGAAGGAACAGGAGAAGCTTAAGCAACTTGAAAACGACCGGAAACTGCAGCTCCAGaggcaacagcaacagcaacaacaggcGGCAGAACTCGCTGCCCAGAGGCAAGCGGAACAAGAGAGGGCGCGACGCGAGGCTGCGGCCAGGGAGA CGTCAACTCCTGTAGCGCAggccaacaacaaccaaGCGCAAATGAACCAGACGCAGCACGCTCACCCTTCCGCTCAGGGCGGAGTGGTGGCCAACG CTCCAGCGTCCTCGCCTGTCATCAGGCAGGGAACTCCCCAAAATATGTCGTCGCCGATGGTGGGAAGCGTCCCCATGCAGCAAACCAACTCCAGCATGGCAGCAAGCCCTCCTCGGCCCGCTTCTGTCGTACAAAACCCTCAAGTATCGGTACCCATGACGCACGCCATGTCTTCGAGAAACAGTCAGCAGAGTCATCCCTCCAACACACCTCGTATGCCCCACTCGACGCCAAATATATCTCATGCCACGCCTATTAACCGGCCGACAATGGTTGCAACTCCCCGCATGACCCAAGCGAGTCCTCCTCCTGCTATGATGGCCCAGAACTCTCAGATGGGccagcagatgatgatgaacgGCCAAGTTATGAACCAGGCCAACCCTCAAGTTATGGCCCAGATGGCTCAGCAAGCCCAACAACGAGCcatgctgcagcagcaacagcaacagcaacagcagatg caacagcaaatgATGCAAATGATGCAACGGCaaatgatgctgcagcagcaacaacagcagcaacagcaacaacagcagcagcaacagcagatgAACccacagcagcaacagcagcagcagcagcagcagcagcaggcacaGCAACAGTGGGCTCAACAATACGCTCAACAACTGCAGAACATGCAAGGTGCTCAGATACGCCAGATGACACCACAAATGCAGGCTCAAATTCAGCATATGGCGCGAATGGGCCAGATGAATGGACAGCTAGGAAATATGATGCGAGGCCAGATGAATGggcagatgatgaatggtaatgtcaatgtcaatgccaaCAACATGCAAGCTATAGTAgccatgcagatgcagcagcaacaacagcaacagcagcagcagcagcaagcacaggcccaagcccaagcacaAGCGCAGGCACAGGCTCACGCTCAGGCCCAGCAAGCCCAGGCTCAGGCACAAGCTCAAGCCCAGGCACACGCCcaggctcaagctcaacaagcaCACGCCCAGGCTCAGGCCCAAGCACAGGCGCAGGCCCAAGCACAAGCGCAAGCGCAGGCACAgcatcaagggcaaggaccTCAGCAAGCACATGGCAATGCTACCTTACAAGTGCAAATGCAGGCCCATGCCCGCCTTGTCTATAATCGCCTGATGGGAGTGGCGGCAGCTAAATTTGGTGGTCCTGAAAACATACCACAGGATACGGTGGACAAAATCAAGCAGCAATCCTATGCGCAAGCCCAACAATCAGTGAGAGACTTGGTTCAGCGGAGagcccagcagcaacaacaacaacagattatgatgcagcagcaacagcagcagcagcaggcagcaATGCAAGGCATGGGCGGGATGATGGGGCATCAAGGAATGTAA
- a CDS encoding autophagy-related protein — translation MQPPRSSALLLSLLLAAPVHAATMLSCNKILVDGHNFDLSPLGGPHSVVTSRFESSTGAHSNTTYTVDICQPLKKSGKAKSKEECPNGTRVCAITRFLKDDQDSVTKVVAIAGGLENAGGSQFEYEATRLKNSDSNSDSQKEGLRLVLKGGKHPLTGPVSERRTQKAVIEFLCDPEKTGTEGEWASEDEYEKAPSTRRRAEDDKGDKKEKDDDKSGDDGDKDKDDDGKQDSAIEHQLKNDNAALIWEDYAKEKDSDVLRLTWYTKHACEKRDGGKDEDKEPSDSSASWGFFTWFVIIVFLGIAAYLIFGSWLNYNRYGARGWDLLPHGDTLRDIPYLLKDWTRRVLNTVQGAGSRGGYSAV, via the exons ATGCAGCCTCCTCGGTCGTCAGCGCTACTGCTGTCGCTGCTTTTGGCGGCGCCGGTGCACGCAGCAACGATGCTGAGCTGCAACAAGATCCTGGTGGACGGACATAACTTTGATCTGTCGCCGCTTGGGGGGCCGCACTCAGTGGTGACGTCGCGATTCGAGTCTAGCACGGGAGCTCACTCCAACACTACGTATACGGTGGACATTTGCCAGCccctgaagaagagcggaaAGGCAAAGTCAAAGGAGGAGTGTCCCAACGGAACAAGAG TCTGTGCCATTACCCGGTTCCTCAAGGACGACCAAGACTCCGTCACAAAAGTCGTTGCCATTGCGGGTGGACTTGAAAATGCTGGCGGATCGCAATTCGAATACGAGGCGACAAGGCTTAAGAACAGCGACTCAAACTCGGACTCCCAGAAGGAGGGCCTTCGACTGGTCCTCAAGGGCGGTAAACACCCTCTCACCGGGCCCGTCTCCGAGCGAAGGACCCAAAAGGCCGTCATTGAGTTTCTGTGCGATCCGGAAAAGACTGGCACTGAAGGCGAGTGGGCTTCTGAGGATGAGTACGAGAAGGCTCCTTCGACAAGACGACGGGCAGAGGATGACAAAGGagacaagaaggaaaaggatgaTGATAAGAgcggagatgatggtgacaaggacaaggacgatGACGGGAAGCAGGACTCGGCCATCGAGCACCAGCTGAAGAACGACAACGCCGCTCTAATCTGGGAGGACTATGCTAAGGAGAAGGATTCCGACGTGCTGCGGCTGACTTGGTACACCAAGCATGCGTGCGAGAAGCGTGATGGCGGCAAGGATGAGGACAAAGAACCCAGCGACTCGAGCGCAAGCTGGGGCTTCTTTACTTGGTTTGTCATTAT CGTCTTCCTTGGCATTGCGGCATACTTGATCTTCGGCTCTTGGCTCAACTATAACCGTTACGGCGCACGAGGTTGGGACCTCCTCCCCCACGGCGACACTCTGCGCGACATTCCCTACCTCCTCAAGGACTGGACGCGCCGGGTGCTCAACACTGTCCAGGGCGCTGGCAGTCGCGGAGGCTATAGCGCTGTCTGA
- a CDS encoding aminotransferase class-III domain-containing protein: MAALRVSLAGLARGSGAGGRMMFSTTRAVASLSASVKQSIKRDAALPNPDPAPDSPSAALVNEFAPYMVATYARPPPVFVQGEGSWLWDIENRKYLDFTAGIAVTSLGHSDPEFADIIAQQAKSLIHASNLYYNPWTGALSKLLVEKTLEAGCMHEASKVFICNSGTEANEAAIKFARKVGKIVDPSGEKVDVVSFQHGFHGRTMGALSATHNPKYQKPFAPMVPGFKQGTYNDVAGINDLVNEKTCGVIVEPIQGEGGIYAGSEEFMVALAKRCREVGAILIYDEIQSGLGRTGKLWAHGSLPKEAHPDILTTAKALGNGFPIAAVLVTEAVAEKIKLGDHGTTFGGNPLACRLAHYVVSKLSSPELQESVVAKSGIFADRFAKLQAKFPELITEHRGQGLILGLQLTEDPSKIVTAARERGLLVITAGTNTLRFLPSLVMTEEEINHGLDILEEAIVATRS, encoded by the exons ATGGCGGCATTGAGGGTTTCGCTGGCTGGTTTGGCGAGGGGGTCTGGCGCTGGCGGGCGCATGATGTTTTCGACGACGAGGGCGGTTGCGAGCTTGTCGGCGAGTGTGAAGCAGAGCATCAAG CGAGATGCAGCTCTGCCGAACCCCGATCCCGCTCCAGATTCTCCCAGCGCGGCGCTCGTCAACGAATTCGCGCCGTACATGGTCGCGACATATGCCCGACCGCCGCCTGTCTTTGTTCAGGGCGAGGGGTCGTGGTTGTGGGATATTGAGAATCGCAAGTATCTTGATTTTACGGCGGGAATTGCTGTGACGAGTCTGGGGCACAGCGATCCTGAGTTTGCGGACATCATTGCCCAGCAG GCCAAGTCACTGATCCATGCTTCGAACCTGTACTACAATCCCTGGACCGGCGCGCTGTCGAAGCTGCTCGTCGAGAAGACACTTGAGGCCGGATGCATGCACGAGGCATCAAAGGTCTTCATCTGCAACTCCGGTACCGAGGCCAACGAGGCCGCCATCAAGTTTGCCAGGAAAGTGGGCAAGATTGTCGATCCGTCCGGCGAAAAGGTTGACGTTGTGTCGTTCCAACATGGTTTCCACGGCCGCACTATGGGCGCCCTCTCCGCGACGCACAACCCCAAGTACCAGAAGCCCTTTGCGCCCATGGTGCCTGGTTTCAAGCAGGGAACGTACAACGACGTCGCTGGCATCAATGACTTGGTTAACGAAAAGACATGCGGTGTCATTGTCGAGCCTATCCAGGGCGAGGGAGGCATCTACGCCGGCAGCGAGGAGTTTATGGTGGCGCTCGCCAAGCGATGCCGTGAAGTCGGCGCTATCCTGATCTACGATGAGATCCAGTCTGGTCTTGGTCGCACTGGCAAGCTGTGGGCTCACGGCAGCCTTCCCAAGGAGGCCCACCCAGACATCCTGACCACGGCCAAGGCCCTCGGCAACGGATTCcccatcgccgccgtcctcGTCACGGAGGCCGTCGCCGAAAAGATCAAGCTCGGCGACCACGGCACCACTTTTGGCGGCAACCCGCTCGCCTGCCGCCTGGCGCATTACGTCGTGTCCAAGCTCTCCTCTCCCGAGCTCCAGGAGAGCGTGGTGGCCAAGTCCGGCATCTTCGCGGACCGCTTCGCCAAGCTGCAGGCCAAGTTCCCGGAGCTCATCACGGAGCACCGCGGCCAGGGACTCATTCTGGGGCTGCAGTTGACGGAGGATCCTTCGAAGATTGTGACTGCTGCGAGGGAGAGGGGGTTGTTGGTGATTACGGCGGGGACGAACACGTTGCGGTTCTTGCCgagcttggtgatgacggaggaggagattaACCATGGGTTGGATATCTTGGAGGAGGCTATTGTTGCTACGCGGTCGTAG